One Oryza sativa Japonica Group chromosome 8, ASM3414082v1 DNA window includes the following coding sequences:
- the LOC4344643 gene encoding uncharacterized protein: MNTIPFLSPLLVAVSLIVAGAGAGDETTTCPGAPSMTVESACRNVSHTQAMYDACKGALAGVPNPMSDHDATVYALAAARGAMASADATVVAANERVTYNGSLSGEEKGAYEGCVEAYAAAEHAMGAVLNKLGACSFGGGLADDYMSGLLAVESCRDRVIKLPASPLYAMVLVDRNKVGLALFLGKLLGI, encoded by the coding sequence ATGAACACCATTCCTTTTCTCAGCccactcctcgtcgccgtctccctgatcgtcgccggcgccggtgccggagACGAGACGACGACGTGCCCCGGCGCGCCGTCGATGACGGTGGAGTCGGCGTGCCGCAACGTGAGCCACACGCAGGCGATGTACGACGCGTGCAAGGgcgcgctcgccggcgtccCGAACCCGATGAGCGACCACGACGCCACCGTCtacgcgctcgccgcggcgcgcggcgcgatggCGTCGGCGGACGCCACCGTGGTGGCCGCCAACGAGCGGGTCACGTACAACGGGTCGCTCTCCGGCGAGGAGAAGGGCGCGTACGAGGGGTGCGTGGAGGCGTACGCGGCGGCCGAGCACGCCATGGGCGCCGTCCTGAACAAGCTCGGCGCCTGCAgcttcggcggcggcctcgccgacgACTACATgagcggcctcctcgccgtcgagagCTGCAGGGACCGCGTGATCAAGCTGCCGGCGTCGCCGTTGTACGCCATGGTTCTCGTTGACCGCAACAAGGTGGGGCTAGCGTTGTTCCTCGGTAAATTGTTGGGCATATGA
- the LOC107276952 gene encoding uncharacterized protein, whose translation MVKPIGSLAIAAVVPLLAALCLVSCTGGDARWCAPVPSMTVEQACDAVCGTAHMLKLCLRTLQPRARRGGGEHRRRRDDAVTRYVGAAARGALDAYAATAAAKRGMQYSAALPAEERTAHERCMAGYDLAVRFMGRVAGDLASCETAAARLRDDCDGSLAGMDACRRKLFGYPASPLYGRNLADRNKTMLVGLLSNLVPMPTPPPPPTPSP comes from the coding sequence ATGGTCAAACCCATCGGCTctctcgccatcgccgccgtcgtcccgctcctcgccgccctgTGCCTCGTCTCCtgcaccggcggcgacgcccggTGGTGCGCTCCCGTCCCGTCGATGACCGTCGAGCAGGCGTGCGACGCGGTGTGCGGCACGGCGCACATGCTCAAGCTCTGCCTCCGCACGctccagccgcgcgcgcgccgcggcggcggcgagcaccggcGCCGTCGGGACGACGCCGTCACGCGCTacgtcggcgcggccgcgcgcggcgcgctcGACGCGtacgccgccacggcggcggcgaagcgggggATGCAGTACAGCGCCGCGCTGCCCGCCGAGGAGAGGACGGCGCACGAGCGGTGCATGGCCGGGTACGACCTCGCCGTGCGCTTCATgggccgcgtcgccggcgacctggCGAGctgcgagacggcggcggcgcgcctgaGGGACGACTGCGACGGCAGCCTCGCCGGCATGGACGCGTGCAGGAGGAAGCTGTTCGGCTACCCGGCGTCGCCGCTGTACGGCCGGAACCTCGCCGACCGAAACAAGACCATGCTCGTCGGCTTGCTCTCGAACCTCGTGCCGAtgccgacaccgccgccgccgccgacgccgtcgccgtag